GATGGCGGAGCAGACAACGAGAACTGAAACACATGCCCTCTCTGCCCGATGTCCGGCATCGGATCGCGTTATATTTGATGAAAATGTTGATGTGAGCACATTCATTTATCTGTCGGAGTAGAATTAATTGGACGCATTTGTGATTGGGGGCCCATTACCCTAATCCTGTAGGGGCAGGCCCCCGTGCCTGCCCCAATATCATTTGTGCCACCATGGGATGGTGGGCAACCACAAGGGGTTGCCCCTACCAATGCCGCGGATATGGTTCGATATGACCACGAATTCATCGATGTCCACTGTGATTGGGGGCCCATTACCCTAATCCTGTAGGGGGCAGGCCCCCGTGCCTGCCCCAATATCATTTGTGCCACCATGGGATGGTGGGCAACCACAAGGGGTTGCCCCTACCAATGCCGTGGATATGGTTCGATATGACCACGAATTCATCGATGTCCACGCCAGGATAGATTCGGGGTATATGGATGCAATGTAGGGGCGGGTTCTGAACCCGCCCCTACAGAACCCGTCACCCCGGACGTAGGCTTATTTTTGTAAAATCAAATGGTTGACTGTATCTCACGGATTCAGATTATAAGTAAGGCATTCAGTACCTTCGCGCAGCGGCCGCAGACATCCCTGTATCGGGTGTCCACGCCCACGTCCTCGCTCCATGTCCAGCAACGGGCGCACTTCGTCCCAAGGGCCGCAACCGCCTGGACCGTGAGGCCGGGGATTTCCTCACTCTCCAGGGAGAAAAGGACATCCGTGCGCGGGATCTTGGCACACTCCATCTGAGAGACGATGGAGAGTTCCTTCAAAAGCCCCAGGCGGCGCGTAACCACCTCTCTCAACCCATCAGGCGGGATCACAATGACCCGGGCATCGAGTGCGAGTCCGATGACCTTTTCCCTCCTGGCCTGTTCCAGGAGCTTCGTTATCTCACTCCGGATCCGCCAGAGGACCTCCCACTCTCTGATCTCCGCCTCCGAAAGCCCGTGTTCAGCCGGGTCCGGGAACCGGGCAAGAAAGATGCTCTCACCGTCCCTTGCGCCCGGAAGATACCTCCGGGCCTCCTCGGCAGTGAAGGAGAGGATCGGGGCCATGAGGACAAGGAGGTCCGAGGCGATGCGGTGGATCGCGGTCTGGGCCGAGCGACGAAGACGCCCGTCCGGCAGTTCGCAGTAAAGCCGGTCCTTGATGATATCGAGGTAGAGGGCGCTCATGTCCACGGCGCAGAACTGGTGGATCTGGTGGTGGACGAGATGGAAGCGGTATGCCGCATAGGCCTCGCGAACCCGCGCCGTGAGCCCGGAGAGTCGAAAGATCGCCCACCGGTCTATGGGCTCCATGTCCTCGAGCGGGACGGCATGAAGGGCCGGATCAAAGCCGGAGAGGTTGCTCAGGAGATACCGAATAGTGTTCCTGACCTTGCGGTAGGCCTCAGTCAGGCGCTGGAGGATCTCCCTGGAGATCTTTATGTCGTCGTGGTAATCCTCGGCCGAGACCCAGAGCCGAAGGATCTCGGCGCCGTAGTCCTTGATGACGTCCGCCGGTGGGATGACGTTTCCCACGGACTTGGACATCTTTTTCCCCTGGCCGTCTACCACGAACCCGTGGGTGAGGACCGTCCGGTACGGGGCCCGATGCCGGGTGGCTACACTCGTAAGGAGCGAGCTCTGGAACCAGCCCCGGTGCTGGTCGCTTCCCTCGAGGTAGAGATCAGCGGGCGCACGAAGGCCCTCACGGGTCTCGAGGACCGCGGCGTGGCTCACCCCGGAATCGAACCAGACGTCGAGAATGTCCATCTCCTTGCGAAAATCCGTGCCTCCGCAGGAAGGGCAACTGACCCCTTCCGGGAGGAAATCCCCTGCAGGCCGGGCAAACCACGCATCCGCCCCCTCTTGTTCAAAGACGGATACGATCCGCTCTGCGGTCTCCCGTGTCATGAAGGACTTGCCGCAGGATGCGCAGCCAAAAACGGTGATGGGGACCCCCCAGGCCCTCTGGCGCGAGATGCACCAGTCAGG
The sequence above is a segment of the Deltaproteobacteria bacterium genome. Coding sequences within it:
- the ileS gene encoding isoleucine--tRNA ligase — its product is MDYKNTLNLPQTAFPMKANLAQREPEILAYWDKIGIYRRLREHGKGRPLFVLHDGPPYANGRIHLGHTVNKVLKDIIVKSRQMEGFDAPYVPGWDCHGLPIEHNVEKDLGRKRREMGQLEIRAACRRYAEKFIEIQRDEFRRLGVLGDWDRPYLTMTHDYEAAIAREFLRIYLDGHVIKSRKPVHWCPTCVTALAEAEVEYAPHRSPSVTVAFPAVGRLDAWARERFCIPGEEPVSVLIWTTTPWTLPANVAVAFHPGLDYVAVEVTRKRKEVWILAEGRLLPLLSALGLELGDVSVLGRFLGAEVEGMRVAHPFLPRESVIVLADYVTLDAGTGCVHTAPGHGQEDYETGLRYGLEVLSPVDDLGRFTKDVPEFAGVQVFDANAGIVALLEEKGALILSEPVEHSYPHCWRCKRPVIFRATAQWFIVMDAGGIRKAALSAIDEVRWIPSWGRERIAAMVESRPDWCISRQRAWGVPITVFGCASCGKSFMTRETAERIVSVFEQEGADAWFARPAGDFLPEGVSCPSCGGTDFRKEMDILDVWFDSGVSHAAVLETREGLRAPADLYLEGSDQHRGWFQSSLLTSVATRHRAPYRTVLTHGFVVDGQGKKMSKSVGNVIPPADVIKDYGAEILRLWVSAEDYHDDIKISREILQRLTEAYRKVRNTIRYLLSNLSGFDPALHAVPLEDMEPIDRWAIFRLSGLTARVREAYAAYRFHLVHHQIHQFCAVDMSALYLDIIKDRLYCELPDGRLRRSAQTAIHRIASDLLVLMAPILSFTAEEARRYLPGARDGESIFLARFPDPAEHGLSEAEIREWEVLWRIRSEITKLLEQARREKVIGLALDARVIVIPPDGLREVVTRRLGLLKELSIVSQMECAKIPRTDVLFSLESEEIPGLTVQAVAALGTKCARCWTWSEDVGVDTRYRDVCGRCAKVLNALLII